The genome window ACCCTGGGCAATTTTACCCAGCTGACGACGGAGGAGCTGCTGCCACGTCGGCACCGCGGCTATTGGCTCGACTGGGCGCTCAATTTGTGCTTGGACCTCGCCCGGCAATAAGCCACGGTCACGCTGGGGGATCTGCCGCCATGCTTGGTGCACAAGCTGGTTGACTGCTGCCAAGCGGGCAGCTTGGTCCGCATTTATTTGAGTACCACTAACCCACCCGGCATGACTTTCAACTGGCTGCTCGGCAGCTGTTTTCGAAGCATTTCCTGCATTGATACCGCCCACTGCATGAAGCAGCTTTTCTCGTTCTTCTTGACTGGCACCATTAATAATTTGCAGGTATTCCTGCGAATCAAGTTTTTCTGGAACTGGCCGCCGAAGGACTCGCCGCAGCTGAGCAAGACTGGCGGTCCCCTGGGGCGTTCCCGGGAGGTACTGGTTAACCGCAATATCCGTTGCCACGGCTACTAGTTCCTGGTCCGAATAATTCGTATACCGAGCCGGGTGTTTCCAGACCACGTGCAAGGCCAAATGAGCCAGCATCAAAACCGCATCATCCTGACGCAGTACTAACAGGCGGTCCGGATTGACCCTGATAACCAGTTGGTTGCCAGCCCAGGCTAACCCCATCGTCGCTTGTAATTGGTGGTCAAAACGGTGGGGCAATTGCAGAATAATTTCACCCATCAACCGCTGATGGTGCAAAAGGACTGTTACTAATTGGGAGTAGCGCTGGTCCGCGCTTGGTACTGAATTCCTAAATATTTTCTGCCAGAAGGTCATCCGCGGCGCTCCCCTTGGCTGGCCGCTCGAGCTAACTCTTGGTAGAGCCCGGCTACGGCGCCTGCTGGTGCAGAAGTAGCCTGCCGGTACATCGCCGTTAATAATGGCAGGCCGGACTCCCCAACTGACTTAGCAACCGCCACCTGCCCATCAGCACTGATTGAGCGAAGAAGTTTAAGAAAAACCGCGGCGCCTTGGTCCGTGTCCAGACTATAATCACCAGGCTGGTTGAGCCATTCTCGAAGGAGCTCCACCTTGACTGCTTCATCCGCCGTTTTAAATTGCCTTTGACCGTCAGCAGTTGTTTGCACGACCTCCAAGGTCAATTCGCTACCCTGAGCCAGGAAAAATTGGGCGAAGGATTCGCCGACTGTTGCTCCCAGGTCACCACTAAAGAGGTCCCCTGCCAATTGCTCTTGCGTCTCCCGTGGTAATTTCTGCAATTCATCAAGGTTCGTGCTAACCCGCTCCCAAGCCCGGGGCGTTGGCTCAAGGTCGCTCTCAGGGCTATTAGCAACCATCATCAAGCGATCGGGGTGACTATCCAAGTACTTAATCACCAGAGCATTGATTGCTGGTTGCCGGTGTCGTGCCCATTCTAGCCACTCGGTCGTCGAAGTAGCCATCACCAGGCGGACGGTTCGGTCGTTGATTGCCGCGTCACCAACGGCAACATCGTACTCCCGGTCGTTAAAGCCAGCCATGGTGCTGTCCGGGTTTTCTGCGATAATCATCTTCACTTGGGCGGGAAGCCGCAATGAATTGATTCGCCGCTGCAAAACTAAATTCATCAGTTCGCTTTGGACTGCTTGGCTCCCCCGGTTGAATTCATCCAGGAACCAGATAATCGGCTGGCCAGGATGCTCTTCCGCAAACTGAATAATTCGAATCAGAGTTTCCGCATAGCCATACTGCACGTTTGCCAAGCGTCCGTAATCTTTAGTTTCCACAAAGGAATCACTCGTCAGGGGCGGTACCGGAATTGCCAGGTCACCCTTTTCGCTCAGGCTAACCACCGTGGTGTAGAGCTGGGCACTCATTTGCCGCGCAACATCTTCCACCAGCGCCGACTTCCCGATTCCGGCGTCACCAACAATATTAGGAACGTTGCCCGCGCGCAGCACCAACGGGACCGCGGTTAATAACTGTTGATAAGTCAGTGCCATCTAAGCTCGCCACCCTTGCGTTTTCAAATCCATGTCCCGCTTCCGGATTCCCGACACGTAGGGATTGCCGGCCACGTAAAAGCGCTGGGGAGCTGCGCCGTCTTTGCCCGCGAGGTTAACCCCGACCCGGGGAGCTGTAATTATTTCCCGAGGAATTTTAAACTTTTCTAGATCCACCGTCAGCTGGTTGCCCTCCATCGGTTGACCATCAAGCTGCCGCGAGTGAATTCCCAGTGCCTGTACTAGTTTTGCAGGCCCGTTCGTGACGTTGACCCCTGACATCCCCCGGTGATGGACCATTACGTCCGGATTAATTGCCGGCTCAAGGCCCCGTAAGAGGATTCCCTGGGGCTCCTCGGCATCTTGGACAACGATGTCAAAGCAGTAGTGACCCCGAATTTGATACAGGTAAATATTTCCCGGTTGACCATACAGCGATTCCGAATAACCGGTTCGCCGACCATTAAAGGCGTGTGAAGCAGAGTCGTTCTCACCCAAATAGGCTTCACACTCGACGATATACCCACCGGTCCGGCCATCAGGGCCGTCATAGGTCACCAGTTTCCCCAAAAGGTCCCGGGCAATCTCGATGGTCGGCCGCCCCGTAAAGAATTGTTGAAATGCCGACAGCATAATTGAAATCCTCCTCTATTAAACTTATCCTAAAGGTAACACTAAACGAAAGGCGGTTCATCTGCAATGCTTAAAACTGAACGAATTTACACCAAACCAATTGATGAGGACGGCTACCGAATCCTGGTTGACCGCCTCTGGCCCCGCGGAATCTCCAAGGTCAACGCCCACCTCGACTGCTGGCTCAAAGAGGTCGGCCCCAGCAATGAACTTCGCAAGTGGTTCGGTCATGACCCAGCTAAGTATCCAGAATTCAAAGAACGCTACCTCGCCGAACTCCACGATAACGTCGCCTACGCCATCCTTAAAGAACTGGTCAGCAACCATGCTCAAGAAAATATTATCCTCCTGTATGGCGCTAAAGACGAGGAGCATAACCAGGCCGTCATCCTCAAGGAACAGTTGGAACATGACCTGGGTTAACTCCTGGTTGCGGGTTCGCAACCATTAATTATCCGGGAAATATTCGGAGGTTCTTGTTGCTACCCTTATTTCTCTTATAATTGATAGTACGAATTCAACGAAACGAGGAATCAGTTCCAACAACAACTAACTAAATTGCGGCAGGCAGCAGGCCTTTCCCAGGAGCAGTTAGCCGACCAGCTCCATGTTTCTCGCCAGGCTATTTCTAATTGGGAAAATGGCAGTGCCCTGCCGGATATTGAGAAAATTATCCAAATCGCCAGTATTTTACACGTTTCCCTCGACGAACTGGTACTGGCTAAGGAACCCGCTGTCAGCCAGTTCAAGCTGGACCGGCTTATCGACGCCCATATCCAGCAAAACCAGCAGGAAAATCACTGGCGTTATCAGGAAATCAACAACGGCTGGGAATTTCTCGCCCATTACTGGTGGATCATCCCCGCCCTCGGCGGCATTATTTGCGGCATTGTTGGCGCCTTTAGATAAGGCTACTGCAGCTACCTAGCTAAAACATAAACGGCCTCCAGTACTTGGCAAAGTGCTGGAAGCCGTTTGTGCTTTCTAAAGACTAGCTGCACGGCAACGAGGACGTAATGAGGCTGGGAATTAACTCAACCTCTTAACTACTTTATAGATAAAAATGCTTCAGCCCAGTGACTGGCTGGCAGTTCAAACGCTGATGAATCAGCATTTGACCAAACCCAAATAGGCTTGCTGCGCGGCGTAGCCATCCTTGTGGGAGTGGTATAACGAACTAGATAATCTAGTTCTGTCACGCTCCCACTCTCACTGATTCTCTAGAACTGCCAGCCCCTGCTGGAGAACGTCATCCGTCACCTTGACTGTTAAGAAGCGCTGCAAAGGAGTCTCACTGTGGCGATCCTTAAAGGCCATTGGTTCTGCCGCCAGGATAACCACTGGCAGGTTATTTTCCGTCAGCATCACCTGACCGGGGCCCTGGTACTTACCCTTAGT of Limosilactobacillus oris contains these proteins:
- a CDS encoding DUF2201 family putative metallopeptidase codes for the protein MGEIILQLPHRFDHQLQATMGLAWAGNQLVIRVNPDRLLVLRQDDAVLMLAHLALHVVWKHPARYTNYSDQELVAVATDIAVNQYLPGTPQGTASLAQLRRVLRRPVPEKLDSQEYLQIINGASQEEREKLLHAVGGINAGNASKTAAEQPVESHAGWVSGTQINADQAARLAAVNQLVHQAWRQIPQRDRGLLPGEVQAQIERPVEPIAAVPTWQQLLRRQLGKIAQGHQPRANRFNRRQPLRMDLPGQVSRLVPAVHIFVDNSGSVSDEELAAALLAIGQMTGTLGLPAWLYSFDAKVSGKGTRLRPGQAPRLTRQGGGGTQFQCVFDYLRDHRVPKTGTMVIIITDGWGESTLRCHHYYDVFWLLTTKRDQLSVPTPASHVLELRRKQND
- a CDS encoding DNA-3-methyladenine glycosylase, whose amino-acid sequence is MLSAFQQFFTGRPTIEIARDLLGKLVTYDGPDGRTGGYIVECEAYLGENDSASHAFNGRRTGYSESLYGQPGNIYLYQIRGHYCFDIVVQDAEEPQGILLRGLEPAINPDVMVHHRGMSGVNVTNGPAKLVQALGIHSRQLDGQPMEGNQLTVDLEKFKIPREIITAPRVGVNLAGKDGAAPQRFYVAGNPYVSGIRKRDMDLKTQGWRA
- a CDS encoding helix-turn-helix domain-containing protein, with protein sequence MRQAAGLSQEQLADQLHVSRQAISNWENGSALPDIEKIIQIASILHVSLDELVLAKEPAVSQFKLDRLIDAHIQQNQQENHWRYQEINNGWEFLAHYWWIIPALGGIICGIVGAFR
- a CDS encoding DUF488 domain-containing protein, producing MLKTERIYTKPIDEDGYRILVDRLWPRGISKVNAHLDCWLKEVGPSNELRKWFGHDPAKYPEFKERYLAELHDNVAYAILKELVSNHAQENIILLYGAKDEEHNQAVILKEQLEHDLG
- a CDS encoding AAA family ATPase translates to MALTYQQLLTAVPLVLRAGNVPNIVGDAGIGKSALVEDVARQMSAQLYTTVVSLSEKGDLAIPVPPLTSDSFVETKDYGRLANVQYGYAETLIRIIQFAEEHPGQPIIWFLDEFNRGSQAVQSELMNLVLQRRINSLRLPAQVKMIIAENPDSTMAGFNDREYDVAVGDAAINDRTVRLVMATSTTEWLEWARHRQPAINALVIKYLDSHPDRLMMVANSPESDLEPTPRAWERVSTNLDELQKLPRETQEQLAGDLFSGDLGATVGESFAQFFLAQGSELTLEVVQTTADGQRQFKTADEAVKVELLREWLNQPGDYSLDTDQGAAVFLKLLRSISADGQVAVAKSVGESGLPLLTAMYRQATSAPAGAVAGLYQELARAASQGERRG
- a CDS encoding DUF7671 family protein — translated: MSKKNQYPVQKFTGIPVEPDAGGKYQLKVDQHGAVKLHTWRTGKHTKGKYQGPGQVMLTENNLPVVILAAEPMAFKDRHSETPLQRFLTVKVTDDVLQQGLAVLENQ